The following proteins are encoded in a genomic region of uncultured Hyphomonas sp.:
- a CDS encoding glycosyltransferase family 1 protein: MKVGIIVDVEPGIHGGIATALRSLVTALGKLDGPETYVLIVENQNQVDWLSPLAANQRFEMRPASSGNPVRDLLRGVKGLANKALGRDGRVGWPQVPISDGWLESLGLDVLHQPTQGFIYCAIPTVYNPHDLQHLHYPQFFDLADLTWRETIYRAACRTSHAIIVNSQWIKDDVVAQFAVNPDKVQIIPEAAPTQLLAEVSDEDKAATRAKYVLPERYIFYPNNTWPHKNHLRLFEAMAWLRDEKGITVPLVSTGARHEPSREALDNRVRELGLENQVQFLGFVSNEELRAIYQMARCLVVPSLFEANSLPIFEAWAEGIPVASSNVTALPEQVGDAGLLFDPMDPHDMGGVIERLFTDDALCADLIAKGKVRLSDFDFLRTARANRATYRRAAGRRLDADDAALLAHDWMRYPIRD; this comes from the coding sequence TTGAAGGTTGGCATCATTGTAGACGTCGAACCGGGCATACATGGCGGCATCGCCACGGCCCTGCGCAGCCTGGTCACGGCGCTCGGCAAGCTGGACGGACCGGAAACCTACGTCCTGATCGTAGAGAACCAGAACCAGGTCGACTGGCTGAGCCCCCTTGCAGCGAACCAGCGCTTCGAAATGCGCCCTGCCTCTTCTGGCAATCCGGTCCGCGACCTGTTGCGCGGCGTGAAAGGCCTCGCCAACAAGGCGCTTGGCCGCGACGGCCGGGTCGGCTGGCCGCAGGTACCGATCTCAGATGGCTGGCTGGAAAGCCTCGGCCTCGACGTGCTGCACCAGCCCACACAGGGCTTCATCTATTGCGCCATCCCGACGGTCTATAATCCGCACGACCTGCAGCACCTGCACTATCCGCAATTCTTCGACCTGGCAGACCTCACCTGGCGGGAAACGATCTATCGCGCGGCTTGCCGGACATCCCATGCGATCATCGTGAACTCACAATGGATCAAGGATGATGTCGTCGCCCAGTTCGCGGTAAACCCCGACAAGGTTCAGATCATCCCGGAGGCTGCGCCGACACAGCTGCTGGCCGAGGTGTCAGATGAGGACAAGGCGGCGACCCGCGCCAAATACGTCCTGCCCGAACGCTACATCTTCTATCCGAACAATACCTGGCCGCATAAAAACCACCTCCGCCTGTTCGAGGCGATGGCCTGGCTGCGCGACGAGAAAGGCATCACTGTGCCGCTTGTCTCCACCGGCGCCCGGCACGAACCAAGCCGCGAGGCGTTGGACAACCGGGTGCGCGAACTCGGCCTTGAAAACCAGGTTCAGTTCCTTGGTTTTGTCTCCAACGAAGAATTGCGCGCGATCTATCAGATGGCCCGCTGCCTTGTCGTACCGAGCCTGTTCGAGGCCAACAGCCTGCCCATCTTCGAGGCCTGGGCCGAAGGCATCCCGGTCGCAAGTTCAAACGTCACTGCGCTGCCCGAACAGGTCGGTGACGCGGGCCTGCTGTTCGACCCGATGGACCCGCATGATATGGGTGGCGTGATCGAGCGCCTCTTCACGGATGATGCGCTGTGCGCAGACCTGATTGCCAAGGGCAAGGTCCGCCTGTCGGACTTCGACTTCCTGCGCACCGCGCGTGCCAATCGCGCCACTTACCGCCGCGCCGCAGGCCGCCGCCTTGATGCAGACGATGCCGCACTGCTGGCCCATGACTGGATGCGCTACCCGATCCGCGACTGA
- a CDS encoding polysaccharide pyruvyl transferase family protein, translating to MRLVAPFGFYGSGNIGDEATLLGFGRLMERFGGGVAVDVASSDPAHTKRVEPAFRYYQYVDGIMGLPAKLHAHMGAGYIIPGGTPLMDNLGDWPLLSLGGMLQHAGNWGKPAAFVGVGVEQLRHDISRKRVQEQIIPNVMSWSVRSVHDRDRLLDLGVAPELITIAADMAWLLDPADPAYGRKVTQRLGLGGRPIIGVNINAEDHMIEKAPRLFTELAAGLDDLVNRHGARVLFLFNEVREGETYDQAAADLVRSLMSRKDAVLMGPSDYLIPQEMMSIIAQCAMTISTRYHFCVFSALQGVPFLGIRRSDKVSDLCRDLGWKAALDPDTASSADISAAGDRLLGDPSAELKKLADKIAAMRVRAEDNKLALDALLGAMRGVGMQTWMRHAAGRVGQKLGVGGR from the coding sequence ATGAGACTGGTGGCACCTTTCGGGTTTTACGGCAGCGGCAATATCGGCGATGAAGCGACGCTGCTGGGGTTTGGCCGTCTCATGGAACGCTTCGGCGGCGGTGTGGCGGTGGATGTAGCCTCCAGCGACCCCGCGCATACGAAGCGCGTTGAGCCGGCGTTCCGGTATTACCAGTATGTCGACGGAATCATGGGGCTGCCCGCCAAGCTGCACGCGCACATGGGGGCTGGCTATATCATCCCCGGCGGCACGCCGCTTATGGACAATCTGGGTGACTGGCCGCTGCTCAGCCTTGGCGGAATGCTCCAGCATGCCGGAAACTGGGGCAAACCCGCAGCATTTGTCGGTGTCGGCGTGGAGCAGTTGCGCCACGACATTTCCCGCAAGCGCGTGCAGGAACAGATCATTCCGAACGTCATGAGCTGGAGCGTGCGCAGTGTGCATGACCGGGACCGGCTGCTGGACCTTGGTGTCGCGCCAGAGCTGATCACGATCGCGGCTGACATGGCCTGGCTGCTGGATCCGGCTGACCCTGCCTATGGCCGCAAGGTGACCCAGCGCCTGGGCCTCGGCGGGCGGCCGATCATCGGCGTCAACATCAATGCCGAAGACCACATGATCGAGAAGGCGCCGCGCCTGTTCACCGAACTTGCTGCCGGGCTCGACGATCTCGTCAACCGGCACGGCGCGCGCGTGCTCTTCCTGTTCAATGAGGTGCGGGAAGGGGAGACCTATGACCAGGCGGCTGCTGACCTCGTTCGTTCACTGATGTCGCGCAAGGATGCGGTCCTGATGGGGCCGTCGGACTATCTTATCCCGCAAGAAATGATGTCAATTATCGCGCAATGCGCGATGACGATTTCCACCAGATATCATTTCTGCGTATTCTCGGCCTTGCAGGGGGTACCGTTTCTTGGCATCCGCCGGTCGGACAAGGTAAGTGATCTCTGCCGGGACTTGGGCTGGAAGGCGGCCCTTGACCCAGACACGGCCAGCAGCGCCGACATTTCGGCAGCCGGAGACCGGCTGCTGGGGGACCCGTCTGCCGAGCTCAAGAAGCTGGCGGACAAGATTGCGGCCATGCGTGTGCGGGCCGAAGATAACAAGCTCGCGCTGGATGCTTTGCTGGGGGCAATGCGCGGAGTGGGAATGCAGACCTGGATGCGCCATGCGGCGGGCCGGGTCGGACAAAAACTGGGGGTTGGGGGTCGATGA
- a CDS encoding glycosyltransferase family 4 protein translates to MKPESKKVLVITGVFPPMPIAEGDHIARLSEGLAERGYSVDVLTSTKADGKSVKGCRVHAEMDNWNWASQGKVLRFAQELKPDLIFIWFIGMAFEFHPMISLLPTRLKAALPETQIVTQITAPVGVRPKEHPFLTRLNLKISVHALGGGNISYEYGTILRDSDRVVAMAKPHLERFAEHMPGLEDKSAIIPPPPLIPMSVPGEASRLKGREMLGVPADAPLFAYFGRLYVGKGLEYLIRGFAKVRAQLPEARLAIIGGAAPDYFKSGWSVDDLHAIAREEGIEDAISWTGEFPFDTDAGSLYLRAADYAVLPFSEGAALNNSSIAACAAHELPVITTLGDRPEPEFVDGGNVLLVAPKDADALADGMRRVLKDADLSERLRAGSAALTNQYFSWDATLDSTVKVFADALETAAVQELA, encoded by the coding sequence ATGAAACCCGAAAGTAAAAAAGTTTTGGTGATCACGGGCGTGTTTCCGCCCATGCCGATTGCAGAGGGCGATCATATTGCGCGCCTGAGCGAAGGCCTAGCCGAACGCGGCTATTCCGTTGATGTGCTGACCAGCACGAAAGCGGACGGCAAGAGCGTCAAAGGCTGCCGGGTCCATGCCGAAATGGACAACTGGAACTGGGCGTCACAGGGCAAGGTGCTGCGGTTTGCACAGGAGCTGAAGCCGGACCTGATCTTCATCTGGTTCATCGGCATGGCATTCGAATTCCATCCGATGATCTCGCTGCTGCCAACACGGCTCAAGGCGGCTCTGCCGGAAACGCAGATCGTCACCCAGATCACCGCACCCGTGGGTGTGCGACCGAAGGAACATCCGTTCCTGACCCGGCTGAACCTGAAAATTTCTGTACACGCACTGGGCGGCGGGAATATCAGTTACGAATATGGCACGATCCTGCGTGACAGCGACCGTGTGGTCGCCATGGCGAAACCGCACCTGGAACGTTTTGCGGAACATATGCCGGGTCTGGAAGACAAGTCCGCAATTATTCCGCCTCCGCCGCTGATCCCGATGAGCGTGCCGGGTGAAGCCTCCCGCCTGAAAGGGCGCGAGATGTTGGGCGTGCCGGCCGATGCGCCGCTGTTTGCCTATTTCGGGCGTCTCTATGTGGGCAAGGGCCTCGAATATCTCATTCGTGGTTTTGCGAAGGTTCGTGCTCAGCTGCCCGAGGCACGGCTCGCCATCATTGGCGGCGCTGCCCCGGACTATTTCAAATCCGGCTGGAGTGTCGATGACCTTCACGCGATTGCCCGGGAAGAGGGGATCGAGGATGCGATCAGCTGGACCGGCGAATTCCCGTTCGATACGGACGCAGGCTCTCTCTACTTACGGGCGGCCGACTATGCCGTATTGCCGTTTTCGGAAGGGGCTGCACTGAACAACAGTTCCATCGCAGCCTGCGCGGCGCATGAACTGCCGGTGATCACCACTCTGGGCGACCGTCCGGAACCGGAATTTGTCGATGGCGGGAATGTCCTGCTGGTGGCGCCGAAGGATGCCGATGCGCTGGCAGATGGTATGCGGCGTGTGCTGAAGGATGCAGACCTCAGCGAGCGTCTTCGTGCAGGATCGGCCGCGTTGACGAACCAGTATTTCAGCTGGGACGCCACGCTGGACAGCACGGTAAAAGTGTTCGCAGATGCGCTGGAAACAGCCGCTGTTCAGGAGCTGGCATGA